A stretch of Coturnix japonica isolate 7356 chromosome 11, Coturnix japonica 2.1, whole genome shotgun sequence DNA encodes these proteins:
- the HAS3 gene encoding hyaluronan synthase 3 — protein MPVSLSTALRVVGTSLFALAVLGGILAAYVTGYQFIHTEKHYLSFGLYGAILGLHLFIQSLFAFLEHRRMRAEGQPVRLGRSVALCIAAYQEDPDYLKKCLHSVKRIAFPDLKVVMVVDGNGPDDTYMLDIFHDVMGSERAGSYVWRSNFHARGEGETEAGLQEGLARVQALVRGTTYSCILQKWGGKREVMYTAFRALGDSVDYIQVCDSDTVLDPACTAEMLRILEADPRVGGVGGDVQILNKYDSWISFLSSVRYWMAFNIERACQSYFGCVQCISGPLGMYRNALLQQFLEDWYHQTFLGSQCSFGDDRHLTNRVLSLGYQTKYTARSRCLTETPTRYLRWLNQQTRWSKSYFREWLYNALWFHKHHLWMTYEAVITGFFPFFLIATVIQLFYRGRIWNILLFLLTVQLVGIIKATYACFLRGSAEMIFVSLYSLLYMSSLLPAKMFAIATINKSGWGTSGRRTIVVNFVGLLPVSVWAAVLLGGLAYTAYSQDLLSDTEVAFLISGAVLYACYWVALLTLYLAMVARRCGKRQEQCRLVFAEV, from the exons ATGCCAGTGAGCCTCTCCACGGCGCTGCGTGTCGTCGGGACCAGCCTCTTCGCGCTGGCGGTGCTGGGGGGCATCCTGGCCGCCTATGTCACCGGGTACCAGTTCATCCACACGGAGAAGCACTACCTCTCCTTCGGGCTCTACGGGGCCATCCTGGGGCTGCACCTCTTCATCCAGAGCCTCTTTGCTTTCCTGGAGCACCGACGCATGAGGGCCGAGGGGCAGCCGGTGCGGCTGGGCCGCTCAGTGGCCCTTTGCATTGCCGCCTACCAGGAGGATCCCGACTACCTGAAGAAGTGCCTGCACTCCGTCAAGCGCATCGCCTTCCCTGACCTCAaagtggtgatggtggtggaCGGCAACGGCCCCGACGACACCTACATGCTGGACATCTTCCACGACGTGATGGGCTCTGAGCGCGCCGGCAGCTACGTGTGGAGGAGCAACTTCCACGCACGGGGCGAGGGCGAGACGGAGGCcgggctgcaggaagggctggCCCGTGTGCAGGCTCTGGTGCGCGGCACCACCTACTCCTGCATCCTGCAGAAGTGGGGCGGGAAGCGCGAGGTGATGTACACGGCCTTCCGGGCGCTCGGAGACTCCGTGGACTACATCCAG GTGTGTGACTCAGACACGGTGCTGGACCCCGCCTGCACTGCTGAGATGCTCCGCATCCTGGAGGCCGACCCCCGCGTTGGCGGTGTTGGTGGTGATGTCCAG ATCCTGAACAAGTATGACTCGTGGATCTCCTTCCTGAGCAGTGTGAGATACTGGATGGCATTTAATATAGAAAGAGCCTGCCAGTCCTATTTCGGCTGTGTACAGTGCATCAGTGGACCTCTGGGAATGTACCGCAATGCGCTGCTGCAGCAGTTCCTGGAGGACTGGTACCACCAGACCTTCCTGGGCTCCCAGTGCAGCTTTGGAGATGACAGGCATCTAACTAACCGAGTGCTAAGTCTGGGCTACCAGACCAAGTACACGGCGCGCTCCCGCTGCCTGACGGAGACACCGACGCGGTACCTGCGCTGGCTCAACCAACAGACCCGCTGGAGCAAGTCCTACTTCCGCGAGTGGCTCTACAACGCGCTGTGGTTCCACAAGCACCATTTGTGGATGACCTATGAAGCTGTAATCACTggattctttcctttcttccttatCGCTACAGTCATTCAGCTCTTCTACCGCGGGCGCATCTGGaacatcctcctcttcctgctgaCGGTGCAGCTGGTGGGCATCATCAAGGCCACCTACGCCTGCTTCCTGCGTGGCAGCGCTGAGATGATCTTTGTCTCCCTCTACTCCCTGCTCTACATGTCCAGCCTGCTGCCCGCCAAGATGTTTGCCATCGCCACCATCAACAAGTCGGGCTGGGGCACGTCGGGCCGCCGCACCATCGTGGTCAACTTTGTGGGGCTGCTGCCGGTGTCGGTGTGGGCAGCCGTGCTGCTGGGCGGCCTGGCCTACACAGCCTACAGCCAGGACCTGCTCAGTGACACCGAGGTGGCCTTCCTCATCTCGGGCGCCGTCCTCTACGCCTGCTATTGGGTGGCCCTGCTGACGCTCTACTTGGCCATGGTGGCCCGGCGCTGCGGGAAGCGGCAGGAGCAGTGTAGGCTGGTCTTCGCCGAGGTGTGA
- the CHTF8 gene encoding chromosome transmission fidelity protein 8 homolog isoform X1, translated as MVQVIVSSAGAGCLQRWVLLELQGDVEPRGGGELPGSLLGDLHYTREGIPVLIVGHHILYGKVVQLEKPFAVLMKQAADPAGTRYAVTALIKTKLLFKTRPKPIITNVPKKV; from the exons ATGGTGCAGGTCATCGTCTCCAG TGCCGGTGCGGGCTGCCTGCAGcgctgggtgctgctggagctgcagggagacGTGGAGCCGCGCGGGGGCGGTGAGCTGCCCGGGAGTCTGCTGGGAGACCTGCACTACACGCGGGAG GGCATCCCCGTGCTCATTGTGGGCCATCACATTCTATACGGGAAGGTGGTGCAGCTGGAGAAACCCTTTGCTGTCCTGATGAAGCAGGCAGCCGACCCTGCGGGGACGCGCTACGCTGTTACCGCCCTCATCAAGACCAAGCTGCTCTTCAAAACAAGGCCCAAGCCCATCATCACCAACGTGCCCAAGAAGGTTTGA
- the CHTF8 gene encoding chromosome transmission fidelity protein 8 homolog isoform X2 has product MVQVIVSSAGAGCLQRWVLLELQGDVEPRGGGELPGSLLGDLHYTREVVQLEKPFAVLMKQAADPAGTRYAVTALIKTKLLFKTRPKPIITNVPKKV; this is encoded by the exons ATGGTGCAGGTCATCGTCTCCAG TGCCGGTGCGGGCTGCCTGCAGcgctgggtgctgctggagctgcagggagacGTGGAGCCGCGCGGGGGCGGTGAGCTGCCCGGGAGTCTGCTGGGAGACCTGCACTACACGCGGGAG GTGGTGCAGCTGGAGAAACCCTTTGCTGTCCTGATGAAGCAGGCAGCCGACCCTGCGGGGACGCGCTACGCTGTTACCGCCCTCATCAAGACCAAGCTGCTCTTCAAAACAAGGCCCAAGCCCATCATCACCAACGTGCCCAAGAAGGTTTGA
- the UTP4 gene encoding U3 small nucleolar RNA-associated protein 4 homolog — translation MGEFEVHRVRFFGLVPAGVRCMAYRHRGQRLALGRTDGAVEVYNFAANYYMEKAIPGHQARSVEALCWAAGERLFGAGLSGDITEYDLERLRPARAVDGFGGPIWSMAANGDGTRLAVGCEDGSVKLFQVVPGGVQFEKNLDQQKGRVLCLSWHPSGTHLAAGSIDFIRVLDVHSGRTAQRIMVNHHVPKSKKRECVVWSIAFLASGTVVSSDSFGRVQFWDWERGTLQDSHTVNTSAALSLAVSEKEDSIMVGTSAGSTYQIQLLPVKAGSQEKRWVRTKPFQHHTHDVRAVVHTPTALISGGLDAQLVIRPLMEKVQKKSYDAVLRKFTLPHRRLVSCARKARLLLFQFSQHLELWRLGSTNKTGKDGEVLPVSRMPEHLLQLKSKGPEHIYCSCVSPCGSWIAYSTASRFHLYHVQHEGDSVSVKKVPGVPKLLLPAYQLQCASDSGRLFIASDRGSVHVLQLLEPGGCKHLHTLRPPAGTREAVYLLASSADGNWLAAVSGDWEVHIYSLKHFKHHCTVPTYSCAVTALAIHPTTNNLFISYSDQQLFEFSIPEKQYTAWSRAVQNSGLHRLWLERDSPIIHIAFNPKNASQVLLHDVYMLCVLDKSLPLPDNKTMLSNQSTLKQLSEPARRRQLHAFKICKKFQPLLFADLLDERCLVTVERPAVDICPELPPPVQQQKFGT, via the exons ATGGGGGAGTTCGAGGTGCATCGCGTGCGGTTCTTCGGGCTGGTGCCCGCCGGTGTGCGCTGCATGGCCTACCGGCACCGCGGGCAACGACTGGCGCTCGGCCGCACCGACGGCGCCGTGGAGGTTTACAACTTCGCCGCTAATTACTACATGGAGAAG GCCATCCCCGGGCACCAGGCACGCTCGGTGGAAGCGCTGTGCTGGGCAGCGGGGGAGCGGCTCTTTGGGGCTGGTCTGAGCGGGGACATCACTGAGTATGACCTGGAGCGGCTGCGCCCGGCCCGCGCTGTCGATGGCTTCGGGGGACCCATCTGGAGCATGGCTGCCAATGGTGATGGCACGCGGCTGGCG GTTGGCTGTGAGGATGGCTCGGTGAAGCTCTTCCAGGTGGTACCTGGCGGTGTTCAGTTTGAGAAGAACCTGGACCAACAGAAAG GCCGTGTGCTGTGTCTCTCCTGGCACCCCTCGGGGACCCACCTGGCAGCTGGCTCCATCGACTTCATCCGTGTGCTTGATGTCCACTCAG GCCGAACCGCCCAGAGGATCATGGTGAACCATCACGTGCCGAAGTCCAAGAAGCGCGAGTGCGTGGTGTGGAGCATCGCCTTCCTGGCCAGTGGCACCGTCGTCAGCTCGGACTCATTTGGGAGGGTGCAGTTCTGGGACTGGGAGCGAGGGACGCTGCAGGACTCCCACACTGTCAACACCTCAGCTGCCCTCTCGCTGGCTGTGTCGGAG AAAGAGGACAGCATCATGGTGGGCACCTCGGCGGGGTCCACCTACCAGATCCAGCTGCTGCCGGTGAAGGCAGGCAGCCAGGAGAAGCGCTGGGTGAGGACGAAGCCGTTCCAACATCACACCCACGACGTGCGAGCTGTGGTGCACACCCCGACAGCTCTCATCTCTGGAG GCCTGGACGCCCAGCTGGTGATCCGCCCGCTCATGGAGAAGGTGCAGAAGAAGAGCTACGATGCAGTGCTGCGGAAGTTCACCCTTCCCCAC CGACGCCTCGTCTCCTGTGCCAGGAAAGCCCGGCTCCTCCTCTTCCAGTTCTCCCAGCACCTGGAGCTCTGGAGACTTGGCTCTACTAATAAAACTG GAAAGGATGGAGAGGTCCTTCCCGTGAGCCGGATGCCAGagcacctcctgcagctcaAGAGCAAG GGTCCCGAGCACATCTACTGCAGCTGCGTCTCACCCTGCGGCAGCTGGATTGCCTACAGCACTGCCTCTCGCTTCCACCTCTACCACGTGCAGCATGAGGGCGACAGCGTCAGCGTCAAGAAG GTCCCTGGTGTGCCcaagctgctgctcccagcctaCCAGCTGCAGTGTGCTTCCGACTCAGGAAGGCTCTTCATCGCCTCCGACAGAGGCTCTGTccatgtgctgcagctgctggaaccGGGGGGCTGCAAACACCTGCACACGCTGCGCCCGCCTGCAG GGACCCGGGAAGCTGTCTACCTGCTGGCATCGAGCGCTGATGGGAACTGGCTGGCAGCGGTCAGCGGGGACTGGGAGGTGCACATCTACAGCCTGAAACACTTCAAG CACCACTGCACAGTGCCCACCTACAGCTGCGCAGTGACAGCCCTCGCCATCCACCCAACCACCAACAACCTTTTTATCTCCTATTCGGACCAGCAG CTTTTTGAGTTCAGCATCCCCGAGAAGCAATACACGGCCTGGAGCCGCGCGGTGCAGAACAGCGGGCTGCACAGGCTGTGGCTGGAGAGGGACTCCCCCATCATCCACATCGCCTTCAACCCCAAGAACGCGTCGCAGGTCCTGCTGCACGACGTCTACATGCTGTGTGTCCTCGATAAATCCCTG CCCCTGCCCGACAACAAGACCATGCTGTCCAACCAGAGCACCCTGAAGCAGCTCTCAGAGCCCGCCCGGCGCCGGCAGCTCCACGCCTTCAAGATCTGCAAGAAGTTCCAg CCGCTGCTGTTCGCGGACCTCCTGGACGAGCGCTGCCTGGTGACGGTGGAGCGTCCCGCCGTGGACATTTGCCCGGAGCTTCCCCCGCCggtgcagcagcagaagttcGGCACTTAG
- the SNTB2 gene encoding beta-2-syntrophin has translation MESRHRLPLRPIGTREAAPAPPLAPRAANGVPPCGRGACPGGGARVGAARRGGVGMAVWTRACKAGLLELLLRERWVRVAAELSGDALSLTAEPGEPGPGLNGVANGGGEWGGAEAAVPGCVRRVRVVKAEAGGLGISIKGGRENRMPVLISRIFPGLAAERSGALRLGDAILAVNGTDLRDATHDQAAEALKRAGREVILEVKFMREVTPYMKKPSLVSDLPWEGAAPQSPSLSGSEDSGSPQHHGARDRKVIPLKMCFAARNLSMPDLENRLIELHSPDSRNTLILRCKDTATAHSWFTALHANITALLPQVLAELNAALGGTAGGREVKHVAWLAEQARLDGGRQQWRPVLMAVTEKDLLLYDAMPWTRDAWASPCHSYPLVATRLVHSGSGRRSPSLGSELTFATRTGSRQGIEMHVFRVETHRDLSCWTRVLVQGCHAAAELIKEVSVGCTLGGQEVKLCIHYEGGFTICRDEAGGSVLYRYPYEKLKLSADDGIRTLYLDFGGPEGELALDLHSCPKPIVFVLHTFLSAKVTRMGLLV, from the exons ATGGAGTCCCGCCACCGCCTCCCCCTCCGTCCAATCGGAACGCGGGAagccgcccccgccccgcccctcGCGCCGCGCGCAGCCAATGGCGTCCCGCCATGCGGGCGGGGGGCGTGTCCTGGCGGTGGGGCCCGTGTCggggcggcgcggcgcggcggTGTCGGCATGGCCGTGTGGACGCGCGCGTGCAAGGcggggctgctggagctgctgctgcgggAGCGCTGGGTGCGGGTGGCGGCCGAGCTGAGCGGGGACGCGCTGAGTCTCACGGCCGAGCCCGGGGAACCCGGCCCGGGGCTCAACGGCGTCGCCAACGGCGGCGGAGAGTGGGGCGGCGCGGAGGCGGCCGTGCCCGGCTGCGTGCGGAGGGTGCGGGTGGTGAAGGCGGAGGCGGGCGGGCTCGGCATCAGCATCAAGGGCGGCCGCGAGAACCGCATGCCCGTGCTCATCTCCCGCATCTTCCCGGGGCTggcggcggagcggagcggcgcgCTGAGGCTGGGCGATGCCATCCTGGCCGTCAACGGCACCGACCTGCGGGATGCCACCCACGACCAGGCGGCGGAGGCGCTGAAACGCGCCgggagggaggtgatcctggAAG TGAAGTTCATGCGGGAGGTGACGCCCTACATGAAGAAGCCGTCGCTGGTGTCGGACCTGCCCTGGGAAGGGGCTGCCCCGCAGTCACCCAGCCTGAGCGGCAGCGAGGACTCGGGATCGCCCCAGCACCACGGCGCCCGTGACCGCAAGGTCATCCCGCTGAAGATGTGCTTTGCTGCAAGGAACCTCAGCATGCCCGACCTGGAGAACCG GCTGATCGAGCTGCACTCGCCAGACAGCAGGAACACGCTGATCCTGCGCTGCAAGGACACGGCCACCGCACACTCCTGgttcacagcactgcatgccAACATCACGGCGCTGCTGCCGCAGGTGCTGGCGGAGCTCAACGCCGCACTGGGTGGCACAGCCGGGGGCCGGGAGGTGAAGCACGTCGCGTGGCTGGCAGAGCAG GCACGGCTGGATGGTGGGCGGCAGCAGTGGCGGCCGGTGCTGATGGCGGTGACGGAGAAGGATCTGCTGCTGTACGATGCCATGCCCTGGACGCGCGATGCGTGGGCCTCGCCGTGCCACAGCTACCCGCTGGTGGCCACCAG GTTGGTGCATTCAGGCTCAGGCCGCCGCTCGCCCTCGCTGGGCTCCGAGCTGACCTTCGCCACACGGACGGGCTCACGGCAGGGCATTGAGATGCACGTCTTCCGTGTGGAGACTCACCGGGACCTGTCCTGCTGGACGCGGGTGCTGGTGCAGggctgccatgctgctgctgagctcatcAAGGAGGTGTCTGTGG GCTGCACGCTGGGCGGCCAGGAGGTGAAGCTCTGCATTCACTACGAGGGCGGCTTCACCATCTGCCGCGATGAGGCGGGCGGCAGCGTCCTGTACCGCTACCCCTATGAAAAGCTGAAGTTGTCAGCGGACGACGGCATCAGGACCCTCTATCTGGACTTTGGAGGCCCAGAGGGGGAACTG GCGCTGGACCTGCACTCCTGCCCCAAGCCCATCGTCTTCGTGCTGCACACCTTCCTCTCGGCCAAAGTCACCCGCATGGGGCTGCTGGTGTAG